The following coding sequences are from one Pigmentibacter sp. JX0631 window:
- a CDS encoding transporter substrate-binding domain-containing protein: MLLSYFKNILFCLLLLFCTMSIAEEDRLIITGNNSRAPKIYLDEMQHPKGYLIELMNIITKEINLTAEYKLQNWPKAVEDANLGKYAIIGFSRSNERLKIFDFSEEPLYYDKIVVVTTKKNPLKFETYEDLKNKKIAALRGANYGYIFEKMLKENGFNYVETFSIESQLELLLQDKIDGFLIGPGAEGLNSAIMGAKNPEIQKRRNEFRILKKPFNLDPNYIAILKSRNQKPLLNKIDEALKKLKAEGKLSHIYGDK, encoded by the coding sequence ATGCTATTATCATATTTTAAAAACATTTTATTTTGTTTACTACTTTTATTTTGCACCATGAGTATAGCTGAAGAAGATAGATTAATAATCACGGGCAATAATTCCCGTGCTCCAAAAATTTATCTTGATGAAATGCAACATCCCAAAGGCTATTTAATTGAACTTATGAATATTATTACAAAAGAAATAAATTTAACTGCTGAATATAAATTACAAAATTGGCCTAAAGCAGTAGAAGATGCAAATCTTGGAAAATATGCTATAATTGGTTTTTCACGTTCAAATGAAAGACTTAAGATTTTTGATTTTTCAGAAGAACCACTTTACTATGATAAAATAGTAGTCGTTACTACAAAAAAAAATCCATTAAAATTTGAGACTTATGAAGACTTGAAAAATAAAAAAATAGCCGCTCTGCGTGGAGCAAATTATGGTTATATCTTTGAAAAAATGCTCAAAGAAAATGGTTTTAACTATGTAGAAACCTTTAGTATAGAAAGCCAATTAGAACTTCTTTTACAAGATAAAATAGATGGATTTTTAATTGGTCCTGGGGCTGAAGGTTTGAATAGTGCCATAATGGGTGCCAAAAATCCTGAAATTCAAAAAAGACGAAATGAGTTTAGGATCTTAAAAAAGCCTTTCAATCTAGACCCTAATTACATTGCAATCCTAAAATCACGGAATCAGAAACCACTTCTGAATAAAATTGATGAAGCACTAAAAAAATTAAAGGCTGAAGGAAAATTAAGTCACATATATGGAGACAAGTGA